From Hydractinia symbiolongicarpus strain clone_291-10 chromosome 12, HSymV2.1, whole genome shotgun sequence, one genomic window encodes:
- the LOC130621419 gene encoding uncharacterized protein LOC130621419 has protein sequence MSTELYLLCEKRIKTFEIKLDYFGLVGLYAENFKRFWVLHVPANCNKLQNFLSTLYITMVTTMSYAVILITSLITLCIDFNDSIETIEINATIVKGDRSYSYVIKRGKARVSYYNNTCATFNIILQSGDVETNPGPKPQATKCIKCRATIRRNQKQLACEMCFNRTHAKCADTNLTHSIMNCIPVKWTCTDCTHLLMPFARENDLNSTISSTISGATYSSHQHALHEHYQKLRVLHINTQSMTSNFNDLLVLLDDHPFDIVCLSETWLKNNANLLEYVRIPGYSMEYVNRDQIRGGGVGIYVNSLIKYRIRKDINDMYENLEHIWIEVDGRNKHSKLLLGVIYRSERIISFSDWLTKFEDLITYIQTTWDGLLLITGDININLLKPECCQVRHFNNILSAFNLKQIVSKPTRMTPLSATLIDHMIINNNTKIAHTDVLPCETISDHDGPYAIINIKYDKFKPRYKMIRDERQFDRESFVSDFSYLPTSVIYAIDDPEEKVEILHKFMQDCIDRHAPLRKTKITRPPSPWIHTLNIKSDQTKRNKLRKLAHETNDQMIWNEFRQLKNSVKKKIKKAKVSFYRKALSSKNSKEVWNTINRILHPPSKPLHFDADGVNTFFAGTAERVTGSIPKSEIDLKEVLQTLPPSTSKMFQLRHVKYEEVLKELKGLRNDISTGFDDIPVKYVKLLANEISSVLTYIINTCIEKKCFPCQWKVARVAPIPKYLNVLSLHK, from the exons ATGTCGACtgaattatatttattatgcGAGAAGAGAATAAAGACGTTTGAAATAAAACTAG ATTACTTTGGATTAGTTGGTTTATatgcagaaaattttaaacgtttttgGGTATTACACGTCCCGGCAAATTGCAACAAGTTGCAAAATTTCTTATCAACACTCTATATCACCATGGTAACCACAATGTCTTATGCCGTAATATTAATAACATCACTAATTACTTTATGTATTGATTTTAACGATAGCATTGAGACCATTGAAATAAATgcaacgattgtaaaaggtgaCAGAAGCTATAGTTACGTTATTAAAAGAGGTAAAGCAAGAGTCTCCTATTATAACAATACGTGTgctacatttaatattattttgcaaaGTGGCGACGTGGAAACCAACCCCGGGCCCAAACCCCAAGCAACTAAGTGCATTAAATGTAGAGCAACTATCAGACGAAATCAAAAGCAGCTCGCCTGTGAAATGTGTTTTAATCGAACTCATGCAAAATGTGCCGATACCAACTTGACACATTCCATAATGAATTGTATTCCGGTAAAGTGGACATGTACTGACTGTACACACTTATTAATGCCGTTTGCGCGAGAGAATGATTTGAATTCAACTATTTCATCAACTATTTCAGGTGCAACATACAGCAGTCATCAACACGCATTGCATGAACATTATCAAAAATTGAGAGTACTGCACATAAACACACAATCGATGACATCTAATTTTAACGATTTACTGGTATTATTGGATGACCACCCATTCGACATTGTTTGCTTATCCGAAacatggctaaaaaataatGCTAATTTATTGGAATACGTCCGTATACCTGGTTACTCAATGGAATATGTGAATAGAGACCAAATTCGAGGAGGGGGTGTTGGAATTTATGTGAACAGTTTGATCAAATATCGCATTCGAAAGGATATTAATGATATGTACGAAAATTTAGAGCATATATGGATCGAGGTAGATGGCCGAAACAAGCATAGTAAACTACTTCTTGGGGTCATATACCGCTCGGAAAGAATCATCTCCTTTTCTGACTGGTTAACTAAATTTGAAGATTTGATAACTTATATCCAAACAACATGGGATGGCCTGCTACTTATAACAGGGGACATAAACATAAATCTTCTCAAACCAGAATGTTGCCAAGTAAGacatttcaacaatattttatcTGCATTCAACCTTAAACAGATAGTATCAAAGCCAACCAGGATGACTCCTTTAAGCGCAACATTGATCGATCATATGATAATTAACAATAATACCAAAATCGCACATACTGATGTATTACCATGCGAAACTATTAGTGACCATGATGGACCTTACGCTATCATCAACATTAAATACGATAAGTTTAAACCTCGATATAAAATGATAAGAGATGAAAGGCAGTTTGATAGGGAATCTTTTGTGTCGGATTTCTCATACCTACCGACATCAGTTATATACGCTATAGATGATCCAGAAGAAAAAGTGGAGATACTTCACAAGTTCATGCAAGATTGCATTGATAGACATGCCCcgttaagaaaaacaaaaataacaagacCACCATCTCCATGGATTCATactttaaacataaaaagtgaCCAAACGAAGCGAAATAAACTTCGAAAACTTGCTCATGAAACTAACGATCAAATGatatggaacgaatttcgacaaCTTAAAAACTCTGTTAAGAAAAAGATCAAGAAAGCTAAAGTTTCCTTTTATAGAAAAGCACTTAGTTCTAAAAACTCGAAAGAAGTGTGGAACACTATCAATCGAATTTTACATCCTCCTTCGAAGCCTCTTCATTTTGACGCTGATggtgtaaacactttttttgcCGGAACAGCTGAGCGAGTTACTGGATCAATTCCAAAAtctgaaattgatttaaaggAAGTACTCCAAACATTACCACCATCGACTTCCAAAATGTTTCAACTCAGACATGTTAAGTATGAGGAGGTACTTAAAGAACTTAAAGGACTACGTAACGATATATCAACTGGGTTTGATGATATACCAGTGAAATATGTTAAATTACTAGCAAATGAAATTTCTTCTGTTCTAACATATATTATAAATACGTGCATTGAGAAAAAATGCTTCCCGTGTCAATGGAAAGTGGCAAGAGTCGCACCTATTCCAAAA TATTTGAACGTCTTATCCTTACACAAATGA